From the genome of Haemophilus parainfluenzae, one region includes:
- a CDS encoding 4-alpha-glucanotransferase gives MSLSLKQSAEKLGISFSHYDIDGHLIDASPTSIDYFIEQLQFPPNIGQNQPFQNVICAFENEPIHDDLIAFSSPPDASLRYQLLDEQNQIQFEKTIPYSTALSFIACFAFYLLSFNAFCRSKNEKIQSVVNNQACKA, from the coding sequence ATGTCCTTATCACTTAAACAATCTGCTGAAAAACTTGGCATTTCGTTTTCCCATTATGATATTGATGGGCATTTGATTGATGCATCGCCAACCAGTATTGATTATTTTATCGAGCAGTTGCAATTTCCGCCAAATATTGGACAAAATCAGCCGTTCCAAAATGTCATATGTGCCTTTGAAAATGAACCCATTCATGATGATTTAATCGCGTTTTCTTCTCCTCCTGATGCTTCTTTGCGTTATCAATTGCTCGACGAGCAAAACCAAATTCAGTTTGAAAAAACAATTCCATATTCAACCGCACTTTCATTCATTGCCTGCTTTGCCTTTTATCTATTATCGTTTAATGCTTTTTGCCGCTCAAAAAACGAGAAAATACAATCGGTTGTAAATAATCAAGCTTGCAAAGCATAA
- a CDS encoding MacB family efflux pump subunit, with amino-acid sequence MNIIEIKDLNRYFGEGENRVHILKNVSLNIEKGDFVAIIGQSGSGKSTLMNIIGCLDTATSGSYKINGKETIELSKDQLSDLRSQKFGFIFQRYNLLSSLTAAENVALPAIYAGMSQEKRLSRAKQLLEKLGLGDKWQNKPSQLSGGQQQRVSIARALMNGGEIILADEPTGALDSQSGQNVMEILRQLHAEGHTIIMVTHDREIAASANRVIEIKDGEIIGDTQKEAVKSAVENQTKSKPHFGFSKDQFVEAFRMSVSAIIAHKMRSLLTMLGIIIGITSVVSVVALGNGSQQKILENIKGIGTNTMTIFNGTGFGDRRAEQMQNLTINDATALNQQSYVQSVTPNSSSSGTLIYGNQTFSSTSLKGVGEQYFDVDGLKLKSGNLFSAQDVADNNQVALIDESAKKSIFPDENPIGKIVMFNKRPLRIIGVVSDKQMGGASSSLNLYAPYTTVMNRISGSKKIGSITVKVDDSVNTTVAEKGITELLTMRHGKKDFFIMNSDTIKQTIESTTGTMKLLISSIAFISLIVGGIGVMNIMLVSVTERTKEIGVRMAIGARQFNILQQFLIEAVLICLIGGVTGILLSGLIGLLFNVFMTDFTMAFSTGSIVAAVVFSTLIGVIFGYMPAKRAAQLDPITALARE; translated from the coding sequence ATGAATATTATTGAAATTAAGGATCTCAACCGTTACTTCGGTGAAGGCGAAAATCGCGTTCATATTTTAAAGAATGTCTCTTTAAATATTGAAAAAGGCGATTTTGTCGCGATTATTGGGCAATCAGGTTCCGGCAAATCGACCTTGATGAACATCATCGGGTGCTTGGATACGGCAACCAGTGGTTCTTACAAAATCAATGGTAAAGAAACCATTGAATTAAGCAAAGATCAGCTTTCAGATTTACGTAGCCAAAAATTCGGTTTTATTTTCCAACGCTATAACTTATTGTCAAGTTTAACTGCCGCTGAGAACGTCGCTTTGCCTGCAATTTATGCGGGAATGTCACAAGAAAAACGTCTTTCTCGTGCAAAACAACTTTTAGAAAAATTAGGCTTAGGCGATAAATGGCAAAATAAACCAAGCCAGCTTTCCGGTGGTCAGCAACAACGTGTGAGTATTGCGCGTGCGTTGATGAACGGTGGTGAAATTATTTTAGCTGATGAACCCACTGGCGCATTGGATTCGCAAAGCGGTCAAAATGTGATGGAAATTCTGCGTCAATTACACGCAGAAGGCCACACTATTATTATGGTAACCCACGACCGAGAAATTGCCGCCAGTGCGAATCGCGTGATTGAAATTAAAGACGGTGAAATCATTGGCGATACACAAAAAGAAGCGGTAAAAAGTGCGGTCGAAAATCAAACTAAATCTAAACCGCACTTTGGGTTTAGCAAAGATCAATTTGTAGAAGCCTTTCGTATGTCTGTGAGTGCGATTATTGCCCACAAAATGCGTTCTCTTTTAACCATGCTCGGGATTATTATCGGGATTACGTCTGTGGTTTCCGTCGTGGCATTGGGAAATGGTTCACAGCAAAAAATCTTAGAGAATATCAAAGGTATTGGTACAAATACCATGACCATTTTTAATGGTACAGGCTTTGGTGATCGTCGTGCTGAACAAATGCAGAATCTCACGATTAATGATGCCACAGCCTTAAATCAGCAAAGCTACGTACAAAGCGTCACGCCAAATAGCTCATCAAGTGGCACATTGATTTACGGCAACCAAACTTTCTCCTCGACCAGTTTAAAAGGTGTAGGCGAACAATATTTTGATGTAGATGGCTTAAAACTAAAATCCGGTAATTTATTTTCTGCTCAAGATGTTGCTGATAACAACCAAGTAGCCTTAATCGATGAAAGTGCGAAAAAGTCGATTTTCCCAGATGAAAATCCCATCGGCAAAATTGTGATGTTTAATAAACGTCCATTACGTATTATTGGCGTGGTATCTGATAAACAAATGGGTGGGGCAAGTAGTTCACTTAATCTCTATGCGCCTTACACTACCGTGATGAATCGTATTTCGGGCAGTAAAAAAATTGGTTCGATTACCGTTAAAGTGGATGATTCCGTGAATACTACTGTCGCCGAAAAAGGGATTACTGAATTACTCACCATGCGTCATGGTAAAAAAGATTTCTTCATCATGAATAGTGATACCATTAAACAAACCATTGAAAGTACAACTGGCACGATGAAATTACTCATTTCCTCTATCGCCTTTATTTCATTAATCGTTGGTGGGATTGGTGTGATGAATATTATGTTGGTTTCCGTGACAGAGCGAACCAAAGAAATTGGTGTACGCATGGCTATTGGGGCAAGGCAATTCAATATTCTGCAACAATTTTTGATTGAAGCGGTGTTGATTTGTTTAATTGGCGGCGTGACGGGTATTCTGCTTTCGGGGTTAATCGGTCTACTATTTAACGTATTTATGACTGACTTTACGATGGCATTCTCTACCGGCTCAATTGTTGCGGCAGTGGTATTCTCTACCCTGATTGGTGTGATCTTCGGTTATATGCCGGCAAAACGTGCGGCACAATTAGATCCAATTACCGCCCTTGCGAGAGAATAA
- the glnS gene encoding glutamine--tRNA ligase, translated as MSNTEHTLENAENTRTHNFITQIIDEDLASGKHKSVHTRFPPEPNGYLHIGHAKSICLNFGLAKEYNGLCNLRFDDTNPVKEDVEYVDSIKADVEWLGFKWEGEPRYASDYFDALYGYAIELIEKGLAYVDELSPDEMREYRGTLTEPGKNSPYRDRSVEENLALFERMKNGEFAEGTLSLRAKIDMASPFMVMRDPVLYRIKFASHHQTGDKWCIYPMYDFTHCISDAIERITHSLCTLEFQDNRRLYDWVLENISIERPLPHQYEFSRLNLEGTLTSKRKLLKLVNDGIVDGWNDPRMPTISGLRRRGYTPASLREFCRRIGVTKQDNVVEYSALEACIREDLNENAPRAMAVIDPVRVVIENFEGEETLTAPNHPNRPELGERQLPFTKELYIDRADFREEANKQYKRLVLGKEVRLRNAYVIKAERVEKDANGEITTIFCTYDPETLGKNPADGRKVKGVIHWVSAVHNHPAEFRLYERLFTVPNPGAAEEIESVLNPTSLVVKHGFVEQSLANAEPEKGYQFEREGYFCADNKDSRPEHLVFNLTVSLKEGF; from the coding sequence ATGAGCAATACAGAACACACTCTAGAAAATGCGGAAAATACCCGCACACACAATTTCATTACTCAAATTATTGATGAAGATTTAGCTTCGGGTAAACACAAAAGTGTTCATACTCGTTTCCCACCTGAGCCAAATGGCTATTTGCATATTGGCCACGCAAAATCGATTTGCTTAAACTTCGGCTTGGCAAAAGAATATAACGGTTTATGTAACCTACGTTTTGACGATACCAACCCAGTAAAAGAAGACGTGGAATATGTGGATTCCATTAAAGCCGATGTGGAATGGTTAGGCTTTAAATGGGAAGGCGAACCGCGTTATGCGTCTGATTACTTCGATGCACTTTATGGCTATGCGATTGAGTTAATCGAAAAGGGGCTAGCGTATGTGGATGAACTTTCTCCAGATGAAATGCGTGAATATCGCGGTACATTAACTGAGCCAGGTAAAAACAGTCCATACCGTGATCGTAGTGTTGAAGAAAACCTCGCGTTATTCGAAAGAATGAAAAACGGTGAGTTTGCGGAAGGGACATTAAGTCTTCGTGCGAAAATCGACATGGCCTCACCATTTATGGTCATGCGTGATCCCGTGCTTTATCGTATTAAATTTGCGAGCCATCACCAAACCGGTGACAAATGGTGCATTTACCCAATGTACGATTTCACTCACTGTATCTCTGATGCGATTGAGCGTATTACACACTCTCTATGTACATTAGAATTCCAAGACAACCGTCGTTTATATGACTGGGTGTTAGAAAATATTAGTATTGAACGTCCATTACCGCATCAATATGAATTTTCACGTTTGAATTTAGAAGGTACATTAACATCTAAACGTAAATTATTGAAATTAGTGAATGATGGCATTGTAGATGGTTGGAACGATCCGCGTATGCCAACCATTTCAGGTTTACGTCGTCGCGGTTATACACCGGCTTCATTACGTGAGTTCTGCCGTCGTATCGGTGTGACTAAACAAGATAACGTTGTAGAGTATTCTGCACTTGAAGCCTGCATTCGTGAAGATTTAAACGAAAACGCACCACGCGCAATGGCGGTGATTGATCCTGTTCGCGTAGTGATCGAAAACTTTGAAGGCGAAGAAACCTTAACGGCACCAAATCACCCAAATCGTCCAGAATTAGGTGAGCGTCAATTACCATTTACGAAAGAGCTTTATATTGATCGCGCAGACTTCCGTGAAGAAGCAAATAAACAATATAAACGCTTAGTATTAGGTAAAGAAGTGCGTTTGCGTAATGCTTATGTGATTAAAGCTGAACGTGTAGAAAAAGATGCAAATGGTGAAATTACCACGATTTTCTGTACTTACGATCCTGAAACCTTAGGTAAAAATCCAGCGGATGGTCGCAAAGTGAAAGGGGTAATTCACTGGGTATCTGCAGTGCATAATCATCCGGCTGAGTTCCGTTTATATGAGCGTCTTTTCACCGTACCAAACCCAGGTGCAGCAGAAGAAATCGAAAGCGTGTTAAATCCAACCTCTTTAGTGGTGAAACACGGTTTTGTAGAACAAAGCCTTGCAAATGCAGAACCTGAAAAAGGTTATCAATTTGAGCGCGAAGGTTATTTCTGTGCGGATAACAAAGATAGCCGCCCAGAACACTTAGTGTTTAACTTAACCGTAAGCTTAAAAGAAGGCTTCTAA
- the glgB gene encoding 1,4-alpha-glucan branching protein GlgB has protein sequence MTKLVAQSVINSFFDGKHVDPFAVLGMHETHNGIEIRALLPDADKVEVIDKESQSIVVELEKLDDRGFFAAIVPEIHHFFTYQLKVYWGVEAQIIEDPYRFHPMINDLDQWLLAEGSLLRPYEVLGAHFTECDSVPGVNFRVWAPNAKRVSLVGDFNYWDGRRHPMRFHPASGVWELFLPKASLGQRYKFELIDCNGNLRLKADPYAFRSELRPDTASEISMLPDVVEMTEQRRKANQRNQPISIYEVHLGSWRRNLENNFWLDYDQIADELIPYVKHMGFTHIEFLPISEFPFDGSWGYQPIGLYSPTSRFGTPEGFKGLVEKAHKAGINVILDWVPGHFPSDTHGLVAFDGTALYEHADPREGYHQDWNTLIYNYGRNEVRNFLSSNALYWLERFGVDGIRVDAVASMIYRDYSRAEGEWIPNQYGGRENLEAIEFLKHTNWKIHSEVSGAISIAEESTSFGGVTHPTENGGLGFNFKWNMGWMNDTLSYMKLDPVYRRYHHDKMTFGMIYQYSENFVLPLSHDEVVHGKCSLLGKMPGDAWQKFANLRAYYGYMWGYPGKKLLFMGNEFAQGREWNYEESLDWFLLDENHGGLWHKGVLQLVKDLNGIYQKNAPLFELDGEPEGFDWLVVDDAENSVFAFERKSSNGERIIVISNFTPVPREGYRIGVNVAGEYEEILNTDSMYYQGSNVGNFGLVESEAIASHGRDNSISVTIPPLATIYLKYKA, from the coding sequence ATGACGAAATTAGTCGCTCAATCAGTAATTAATTCATTTTTTGATGGCAAACATGTCGATCCTTTTGCTGTATTAGGCATGCATGAAACTCACAATGGTATTGAGATTCGTGCTTTATTACCCGATGCAGATAAAGTCGAAGTGATTGACAAAGAAAGTCAATCCATCGTTGTTGAACTAGAAAAACTGGATGACCGCGGATTTTTTGCTGCTATTGTGCCAGAGATTCACCATTTCTTTACCTACCAATTAAAAGTGTATTGGGGCGTAGAAGCTCAAATTATTGAAGATCCGTACCGTTTCCATCCGATGATTAATGACTTGGATCAATGGCTATTGGCGGAAGGTTCGTTATTGCGTCCTTATGAAGTATTAGGTGCGCATTTTACTGAATGTGACAGTGTACCGGGCGTAAATTTCCGTGTATGGGCGCCAAATGCTAAGCGCGTTTCGTTGGTAGGTGATTTTAATTATTGGGACGGTCGTCGTCATCCAATGCGTTTCCATCCGGCAAGTGGGGTATGGGAATTATTCTTGCCAAAAGCTAGTCTGGGGCAACGCTATAAATTTGAATTGATTGATTGCAACGGCAACCTTCGTTTAAAAGCTGACCCTTATGCATTCAGATCGGAATTGCGCCCAGATACTGCATCAGAAATTAGTATGTTGCCGGATGTAGTCGAAATGACGGAGCAACGTCGTAAAGCGAATCAACGTAATCAACCTATCTCGATTTACGAAGTACATTTGGGCTCATGGCGTCGTAATTTAGAGAATAATTTCTGGCTTGATTACGACCAAATTGCCGATGAGCTTATTCCTTATGTAAAACATATGGGCTTTACCCATATTGAGTTTTTACCAATTTCCGAATTCCCATTCGATGGATCTTGGGGATATCAACCGATTGGTTTGTATTCTCCAACGAGTCGTTTTGGTACACCAGAAGGCTTTAAAGGCTTAGTCGAAAAAGCGCACAAAGCAGGTATTAATGTGATTTTAGACTGGGTACCGGGGCATTTCCCTAGTGATACACACGGTTTAGTGGCATTTGATGGTACAGCCTTATATGAACATGCTGACCCACGTGAAGGCTATCATCAAGACTGGAATACCTTAATTTATAACTATGGTCGTAATGAAGTAAGAAACTTCTTATCCAGTAATGCACTGTATTGGCTTGAACGATTTGGTGTTGATGGTATCCGTGTAGATGCGGTCGCATCAATGATTTATCGCGATTATAGCCGAGCTGAAGGCGAATGGATTCCGAATCAATATGGCGGTCGTGAAAACTTAGAAGCCATTGAATTCTTAAAACATACCAACTGGAAAATCCATTCTGAAGTGTCTGGCGCGATTTCGATTGCGGAAGAATCCACTTCTTTCGGTGGCGTAACCCATCCGACAGAAAACGGTGGTCTTGGATTTAATTTCAAATGGAACATGGGCTGGATGAATGACACCCTAAGTTATATGAAACTCGATCCCGTTTATCGTCGTTATCATCACGACAAAATGACCTTCGGGATGATTTATCAATACAGCGAAAACTTTGTATTACCGCTTTCTCATGATGAAGTCGTACACGGCAAATGTTCGTTACTCGGCAAAATGCCAGGCGATGCATGGCAAAAATTCGCTAACTTGCGTGCTTACTACGGTTATATGTGGGGTTATCCAGGCAAGAAATTATTATTCATGGGCAATGAATTTGCTCAAGGTCGCGAATGGAATTATGAAGAAAGTTTGGATTGGTTCTTACTTGACGAAAACCATGGTGGCTTATGGCATAAAGGCGTATTGCAATTAGTCAAAGATTTGAATGGAATTTATCAAAAAAATGCACCGCTCTTTGAATTAGACGGTGAACCGGAAGGCTTTGATTGGTTAGTGGTAGATGATGCAGAAAATTCAGTCTTTGCTTTTGAACGTAAAAGCAGTAATGGCGAACGCATTATTGTGATCAGTAACTTCACACCTGTGCCACGCGAAGGCTACCGTATCGGTGTAAATGTAGCGGGTGAATACGAAGAAATTTTGAATACTGACTCAATGTATTATCAAGGTTCAAACGTGGGTAATTTTGGCTTGGTAGAAAGCGAAGCGATCGCAAGTCACGGACGAGATAATTCGATTAGCGTGACCATTCCGCCACTCGCAACGATCTATTTGAAGTATAAAGCATAA
- the glgX gene encoding glycogen debranching protein GlgX, which translates to MFNIYNNGKPSPIGYSQTLENGLKISNFALFSSAADGVELCLFREGKESRFAMSRTDDIWHVAIEGVELNDEYAFRITGKNDRTLANPQKLMLDPYAKAVSHKPDLSSPESRSIFLLNDERDNAAVAPKGRIVDEHFDWSGDCKPSIPWAKTIVYELNVKGFSQLNSRIPENIRGTYAALAHPENIAYFKSLGITSLELLPVNFFIDEPHLQEKGLRNYWGYNPLAMFALEPSYAADQTQPLNEFKSMVKALHQVGIEVILDVVFNHTAESEKSFPTFCQRGIDDKTYYWQNEHGDYLNWTGCGNMLNLANDVTRKWVLDCLRYWVTECHVDGFRFDLATVLGRETPDFNPNAKLFAEMEQDDVLQQIKLIAEPWDIGHYGYQVGYFPAYFSQWNDRFRDDMCRFWLWQSGEVGAFAERFAGSSDIFKREGRLPHGSLNFITAHDGFTLRDLVSYNHKHNEANGEENRDGRNENYSYNHGIEGSQLDLADEWQSAVENNRVLSEKGLLGSLLLSNGVPMLLAGDEFGNTQYGNNNAYCQDNEITWLKWNDFNQTLFDFTKQTIALRKKIQSLQQEAWWSDENVEWLNTGGNPMTLDDWHNRESKALQVMLDGKYLFLINAKTEPQSFYLPKGKWKKIAETENSVIQQCDVSGIAFEVLEHMDDENDGVCYEK; encoded by the coding sequence ATGTTTAATATTTATAACAATGGTAAACCTTCCCCAATCGGATATTCGCAAACGCTGGAAAACGGCCTAAAAATTTCGAATTTTGCGCTGTTTTCTAGTGCGGCGGATGGTGTTGAACTTTGCTTGTTCCGTGAGGGCAAAGAAAGCCGTTTTGCCATGAGCAGAACTGATGATATTTGGCATGTGGCAATTGAAGGCGTTGAGTTAAATGATGAGTATGCGTTCAGAATCACAGGCAAAAATGACCGCACTTTAGCCAATCCACAAAAGTTAATGCTTGATCCTTATGCGAAAGCAGTAAGCCATAAACCGGATTTAAGCTCACCAGAATCTCGTTCAATTTTCTTGTTAAATGATGAACGAGATAATGCCGCCGTTGCACCTAAAGGTCGTATTGTGGATGAGCATTTTGATTGGTCTGGGGATTGCAAGCCATCTATTCCTTGGGCTAAAACCATTGTGTATGAATTAAATGTTAAAGGATTTAGCCAATTAAATTCCCGTATTCCAGAAAATATCCGGGGCACTTATGCAGCTTTAGCACATCCTGAAAATATTGCGTACTTTAAATCATTGGGTATTACCAGCCTTGAATTGCTCCCAGTGAATTTCTTCATTGATGAACCACATTTACAAGAAAAAGGATTACGCAATTATTGGGGCTATAACCCATTAGCTATGTTTGCTTTAGAGCCAAGTTATGCGGCGGATCAAACACAACCATTGAACGAATTTAAAAGCATGGTGAAAGCCTTGCATCAAGTTGGTATCGAAGTGATTTTAGATGTGGTGTTTAACCATACGGCTGAATCCGAAAAATCATTTCCAACATTTTGCCAGCGTGGTATTGATGACAAAACCTATTACTGGCAAAACGAGCATGGTGATTACCTCAACTGGACGGGGTGCGGCAATATGCTCAATCTTGCTAACGACGTCACTCGCAAATGGGTATTAGATTGTTTACGTTACTGGGTAACAGAATGTCATGTGGATGGTTTCCGTTTTGATTTAGCCACGGTACTTGGTCGTGAAACGCCTGATTTCAATCCAAATGCAAAATTATTTGCGGAAATGGAACAGGATGATGTTCTACAACAAATTAAATTAATCGCAGAACCTTGGGATATAGGCCATTACGGTTACCAAGTTGGTTATTTCCCAGCCTATTTTTCTCAATGGAATGATCGTTTCCGTGATGATATGTGCCGTTTTTGGTTATGGCAAAGTGGTGAAGTGGGGGCTTTTGCAGAACGTTTTGCTGGCTCTAGCGATATTTTTAAACGAGAAGGAAGATTACCGCATGGTAGCTTGAACTTTATTACTGCTCATGATGGTTTTACGTTGCGAGATTTAGTGAGCTATAACCATAAACACAATGAAGCTAATGGTGAAGAGAACCGTGACGGACGCAATGAAAATTATAGCTACAATCATGGAATTGAAGGTTCTCAACTCGATTTAGCCGATGAATGGCAAAGTGCGGTCGAAAATAACCGTGTTTTATCAGAAAAAGGCTTGTTAGGCTCGTTACTATTATCAAATGGTGTACCGATGTTACTTGCTGGGGATGAGTTCGGTAACACCCAATATGGCAATAATAACGCCTATTGCCAAGATAACGAAATTACGTGGTTAAAGTGGAATGATTTTAACCAAACCTTATTTGACTTTACTAAGCAAACCATTGCATTACGAAAAAAAATTCAAAGTTTGCAACAGGAGGCTTGGTGGTCGGATGAAAATGTCGAGTGGTTGAATACTGGGGGAAACCCGATGACCCTAGACGATTGGCATAATCGGGAAAGCAAAGCCCTACAAGTCATGTTGGACGGCAAATATCTTTTCTTAATTAATGCAAAAACTGAACCGCAATCTTTTTATTTGCCAAAGGGTAAATGGAAAAAGATTGCCGAAACTGAAAATAGCGTGATTCAACAATGTGATGTGAGCGGTATAGCATTTGAAGTGTTGGAACATATGGATGATGAAAACGATGGAGTTTGTTATGAAAAGTGA
- a CDS encoding YcgN family cysteine cluster protein has protein sequence MQFESHFWQKKSLLEMTESEWEALCDGCGKCCYRKYIQGRGKREKLYYTRIACNLLDVETGKCRNYPERFKIESDCTKLTKKNLPDFGWLPNTCAYRLLYEGKSLPKWHPLISGDPNSVKNAGVLIQDGVHEEDVIDWFEFVIETE, from the coding sequence ATGCAATTTGAATCTCATTTTTGGCAAAAAAAATCGCTCCTTGAAATGACGGAATCCGAATGGGAAGCCTTATGTGATGGCTGCGGGAAATGCTGTTATCGTAAATATATTCAAGGACGAGGCAAGCGTGAAAAACTCTACTATACGCGAATTGCTTGCAATCTATTAGATGTGGAAACAGGGAAGTGTCGTAATTATCCTGAACGTTTTAAAATTGAAAGTGATTGCACCAAATTAACCAAAAAGAATTTGCCTGATTTTGGGTGGTTGCCGAATACCTGTGCATATCGTTTATTGTATGAGGGGAAATCTTTGCCCAAATGGCATCCTTTAATCAGCGGCGATCCTAATTCAGTGAAAAATGCAGGTGTTTTAATTCAAGATGGCGTACATGAAGAAGATGTCATTGATTGGTTTGAATTTGTCATTGAAACTGAATAA
- a CDS encoding efflux RND transporter periplasmic adaptor subunit: protein MKKRFFILLGLAVAAGAAYYFFSSNNKQETTYLTESVTRGDVEKTVVASGSVESVNEVDVGAQASGKITKLYVKLGQEIKKGEMIADIDSTTQINTLNTQKAALVSYQAQLKAKKTAYDVALSSYNRLSKLYSQKATSLDSVNTAKSTLDNAKAEMEAIEANIKQAEIEVNTAETNVGYTKITAPMDGTVISVPVSEGQTVNANQTTPTIVTIADLSKMKIKPEISEGDITKVKAGQEVSFTILSDSQTVYHSVIDSVDPANTTTSDSSSTSSSTSSSSSSTTSAIYYYANVLIDNPDRILRIGMTTENNIKIANAKDVLLVSNMAIQKRDGKSFVNVLNDKNQPEQREVETGVQNDFQTEIKSGLNEGEKVIVSQVANGEKVGSMPRGPRMF, encoded by the coding sequence ATGAAAAAACGCTTTTTTATTTTACTTGGATTAGCCGTTGCTGCTGGCGCAGCTTATTATTTTTTCTCAAGCAATAACAAACAAGAAACCACCTATCTGACGGAATCCGTTACCCGTGGCGATGTGGAAAAAACAGTTGTCGCCTCTGGTTCAGTTGAAAGCGTGAATGAAGTCGATGTCGGTGCCCAAGCTTCGGGTAAAATTACCAAACTCTATGTCAAATTAGGGCAAGAAATCAAAAAAGGCGAAATGATCGCAGACATTGATTCCACAACCCAAATTAATACCTTAAATACCCAAAAGGCCGCATTAGTTAGCTACCAAGCTCAATTAAAAGCGAAGAAAACCGCTTATGATGTTGCCCTTTCAAGTTATAACCGCTTATCAAAACTTTATTCGCAAAAAGCGACGTCTTTAGATAGTGTAAATACCGCAAAAAGCACCCTTGATAATGCGAAAGCTGAAATGGAAGCCATTGAAGCTAATATCAAACAAGCTGAAATTGAAGTGAATACCGCAGAAACCAATGTGGGTTACACCAAAATCACCGCACCAATGGACGGTACTGTCATTTCTGTGCCCGTTTCTGAAGGTCAAACCGTTAATGCCAACCAAACGACTCCAACGATTGTAACTATTGCTGATTTAAGCAAAATGAAAATTAAGCCTGAAATTTCAGAGGGCGATATTACTAAAGTTAAGGCAGGCCAAGAAGTCAGCTTTACTATTTTATCAGATAGCCAAACCGTGTATCACTCCGTCATTGATTCTGTTGATCCAGCCAATACTACGACAAGTGATAGCTCTTCAACATCATCTTCGACAAGTTCAAGTAGCAGCTCCACAACCAGTGCGATTTACTATTATGCCAATGTACTGATTGATAATCCTGATCGAATTTTACGCATCGGAATGACGACAGAAAACAACATCAAAATTGCCAATGCAAAAGATGTGTTATTGGTTTCCAATATGGCTATTCAAAAACGTGATGGCAAAAGCTTTGTCAATGTATTGAATGACAAAAATCAGCCTGAACAGCGTGAAGTTGAAACCGGTGTACAAAATGATTTCCAAACTGAAATCAAATCTGGTTTAAACGAAGGTGAAAAAGTTATCGTGTCACAAGTGGCCAATGGTGAAAAAGTAGGCTCTATGCCTCGTGGTCCAAGAATGTTCTAA